A window from Mangifera indica cultivar Alphonso chromosome 2, CATAS_Mindica_2.1, whole genome shotgun sequence encodes these proteins:
- the LOC123197030 gene encoding uncharacterized protein LOC123197030 — MFSCECFYWNRLTEFEYNSPEPQPFSLPSPLPKWPQGQGFATGRIHLGELEVFQVTEFESIWSCNLLHGKAKGATFYKPVGIPDGFYCLGHYCQSNNQPLRGSLLVARDATASETQAGNLDDSLLDLPALRKPVNYSLIWRTDPHYDHSGYFWLPNPPVGYKAMGIVVTITPEEPEPEEVRCVREDLTDICETCDVIISMDSNHSKFPFQVWSHRPCIRGMFARGVSVGTFYCGTYLESEEQLDIVCLKNLDPTLHAMPNLNQIHALINHYGPTVFFHPDEEYMPSSVPWFFKNGALLYQDGKKKGEPIDYRGLNLPCGGENDGAFWIDLPEEDEARNYLKKGNLETAELYVHVKPILGGTFTDIVMWVFCPFNGPATFKIGLMSIEMTKIGEHVSDWEHFTLRINNFTGELWKVYFSEHSGGGWVHAFNLEFIEGNKPIVYSSKHGHASFPHPGTYLQGSSKLGIGVRNDCAPSKFSVDSSAKYQIIAAEYLGDGAITEPCWLQYMREWGPTIVYDSRSELDKIINLLPFFVRFSVENLFDLFPTELYGEEGPTGPKEKDNWLGDERW; from the exons atgttttcttGCGAGTGCTTCTACTGGAACCGACTCACTGAGTTTGAGTACAATTCGCCCGAGCCACAACCTTTCTCTTTGCCTTCTCCACTTCCGAAGTGGCCACAAG GCCAAGGTTTTGCTACCGGAAGAATACACTTAGGAGAACTAGAAGTTTTCCAAGTTACTGAGTTTGAGAGCATTTGGAGCTGCAATCTATTGCATGGAAAAGCAAAAGGTGCCACATTTTATAAGCCCGTAGGAATCCCAGACGGCTTTTACTGTCTTGGTCACTATTGCCAGTCCAATAATCAGCCTTTGAGAGGGTCTCTTCTTGTGGCTCGTGATGCTACTGCCTCTGAGACACAAGCTGGTAATTTGGATGATTCACTACTAGATCTTCCAGCTCTCAGAAAGCCTGTTAACTACTCATTAATTTGGAGGACAGATCCACACTATGATCATAGTGGTTACTTTTGGCTACCAAATCCGCCAGTTGGTTATAAGGCTATGGGCATTGTGGTTACCATTACACCAGAGGAGCCTGAACCTGAGGAAGTTAGGTGTGTCAGAGAGGATCTTACGGACATTTGTGAAACTTGTGATGTGATAATTAGTATGGATTCAAATCATTCCAAGTTCCCATTTCAGGTCTGGAGCCATAGACCCTGCATAAGAGGAATGTTTGCAAGGGGCGTTTCTGTTGGGACATTCTATTGTGGTACCTACTTAGAGTCTGAAGAACAGCTAGATATTGTTTGTTTGAAGAATCTTGACCCCACGCTGCATGCAATGCCAAATTTGAACCAGATTCATGCACTTATCAATCACTATGGACCAACAGTGTTCTTTCATCCTGATGAGGAGTATATGCCATCATCAGTGCCGtggtttttcaaaaatggaGCACTCTTATACCAAGATGGGAAGAAGAAAGGTGAACCAATTGATTATAGAGGCTTAAACTTGCCTTGTGGTGGGGAAAATGATGGTGCATTCTGGATAGATTTACCAGAAGAGGATGAAGCAAGAAATTATCTCAAGAAGGGAAACTTGGAGACTGCAGAACTTTATGTTCATGTCAAACCAATCTTAGGAGGAACATTTACTGATATAGTGATGTGGGTATTTTGTCCCTTCAATGGACCGGCCACCTTCAAAATTGGGTTAATGAGTATTGAAATGACCAAGATAGGAGAACATGTGAGTGATTGGGAGCACTTCACCCTACGCATAAACAACTTCACAGGAGAACTGTGGAAAGTTTACTTTTCAGAGCACAGTGGCGGTGGATGGGTGCATGCTTTTAACTTAGAGTTTATTGAAGGGAATAAACCAATTGTGTATTCTTCTAAGCATGGTCATGCCAGTTTTCCACATCCAGGAACATACCTTCAAGGGTCATCAAAGTTAGGGATAGGAGTGAGGAATGATTGTGCTCCAAGTAAATTTTCAGTGGATTCAAGTGCCAAGTATCAGATTATTGCAGCTGAGTATCTTGGAGATGGAGCTATAACTGAACCATGCTGGTTACAGTATATGAGAGAGTGGGGTCCAACTATTGTATACGACTCACGATCGGAGCTGGATAAGATAATCAATCTTCTTCCATTTTTTGTTCGATTTTCGGTCGAAAATCTCTTTGACTTGTTTCCTACGGAGCTTTACGGTGAGGAAGGACCGACTGGACCGAAAGAGAAGGACAATTGGTTGGGTGATGAAAGATGGTAG